From Rhodopseudomonas palustris:
TATCCACCGGCGATCGACATCGACCAGGGGGATACCGAACGTGGATAGTTTCGCAGCCAGGTGGCAGCCCTTCGCCCTGAGCCTGTTTCGCTTTGTCACCGGCCTGCTGCTGCTTCAGTACGGCATCGCGAAGCTGTTCAAATATCCGGCCGTCCCTTACTTCGCGAAGGTCGAGCTGTTTTCGCTGATCGGGGCCGCCGGCACGCTCGAACTGGTGCTCGGTGCGCTGCTGATGCTCGGACTGTTCACCCGCCCGGTGGCGTTCATTCTCTCCGGCGAAATGGCGTTCGCTTATTTCCTCGGCCACATGTTCAAGGGCGACACGCCGGTCTGGCTGCCGCTGCTCAACGGCGGCACCGCGGCGATCCTGTTCTGCTTCGCCTGTCTGTATCTGGCGACGGCGGGCGGCGGGCCGGTCAGCATCGACCGGATGATCCGCGGGCGCTGACGGCGTCGCGGTGGCGCCC
This genomic window contains:
- a CDS encoding DoxX family protein, with the translated sequence MDSFAARWQPFALSLFRFVTGLLLLQYGIAKLFKYPAVPYFAKVELFSLIGAAGTLELVLGALLMLGLFTRPVAFILSGEMAFAYFLGHMFKGDTPVWLPLLNGGTAAILFCFACLYLATAGGGPVSIDRMIRGR